A window from Streptomyces sp. NBC_00335 encodes these proteins:
- a CDS encoding FAD binding domain-containing protein has translation MSTEPTLTDLSAAVLARGGELRAGGTDTTARQRSGIAPGPFTDLDGAGSLRGCTPLPDGGLRIGALTTLAELTTDPRVRSGWPALAVSAGTAATPQIRAAGTLGGNLLQRNRCWYYRNPHFSCLQKGGSGCPAREGDHHFGVVSGDGPCVAPHPSTLAMALLTYDAGVEVHGESPRGVAELYGDGDRLHQADHLLAPDRILTAVLLPPPLPGERAACHRATSRAHGEWPLVEATARLALDGATVTHAAVAAGGVARVPLRLPEVEAALIGREATPEALAAAAATVLARCRPLPQTGYKTTLFRDTVLEVLERAAAPTRS, from the coding sequence GTGAGCACCGAGCCCACCCTCACCGACCTCTCGGCCGCCGTCCTGGCGCGCGGCGGGGAGCTGCGCGCCGGCGGAACCGACACCACCGCCCGGCAGCGCTCCGGCATCGCCCCGGGCCCGTTCACCGACCTCGACGGTGCGGGCAGCCTGCGCGGCTGTACGCCACTGCCCGACGGCGGGCTGCGGATCGGCGCCCTGACCACGCTCGCCGAGCTGACCACCGACCCGCGGGTACGCTCCGGCTGGCCCGCCCTGGCGGTGTCGGCCGGGACCGCGGCGACCCCGCAGATCCGCGCCGCCGGCACGCTGGGCGGCAACCTGCTCCAGCGCAACCGCTGCTGGTACTACCGCAATCCGCACTTCAGCTGCCTCCAGAAGGGCGGCTCCGGCTGCCCCGCACGCGAGGGCGACCACCACTTCGGTGTGGTCAGCGGCGACGGCCCGTGCGTCGCCCCGCACCCGTCGACCCTCGCGATGGCCCTGCTCACCTACGACGCCGGGGTCGAGGTCCACGGCGAATCGCCGCGCGGCGTCGCCGAGTTGTACGGGGACGGCGACCGGCTCCACCAGGCCGACCACCTGCTGGCACCGGACCGCATCCTCACCGCGGTCCTGCTGCCGCCGCCCCTGCCGGGCGAACGCGCCGCCTGCCACCGGGCGACCAGCCGGGCCCACGGCGAATGGCCCCTGGTCGAGGCCACCGCCCGGCTCGCACTGGACGGCGCCACCGTCACGCACGCCGCCGTCGCGGCGGGCGGGGTGGCACGGGTTCCGCTGCGGCTGCCGGAGGTCGAGGCCGCCCTGATCGGCCGGGAAGCCACCCCCGAAGCCCTCGCGGCGGCGGCCGCGACGGTACTGGCCCGCTGCCGCCCACTACCGCAGACCGGGTACAAGACCACCCTGTTCCGCGACACCGTCCTGGAGGTGCTGGAGCGGGCCGCCGCCCCGACCCGGTCGTAG
- a CDS encoding ATP-binding protein produces the protein MSLSRQQRFPRARASVRAARQFVGDTLGDWGVSERRDDIRLCVSELATNAVLHGVPLGREFAVRLEWAGGIVTIEVRDSGPGRPVVEQPDLGARSGRGLWLVVEPADEFRIRDERVGKVIRAGFKVASA, from the coding sequence ATGTCCTTGTCCCGGCAGCAGCGGTTCCCTCGGGCCCGTGCCTCGGTGCGCGCGGCCCGTCAGTTCGTGGGAGACACGCTTGGTGATTGGGGCGTGTCCGAGCGGCGCGACGACATACGGCTCTGTGTGTCCGAGCTCGCCACGAATGCCGTTCTGCACGGGGTCCCGCTGGGGCGGGAGTTCGCCGTGCGTCTGGAGTGGGCGGGCGGGATCGTGACGATCGAGGTGCGCGACAGCGGCCCGGGTCGCCCCGTCGTGGAACAGCCCGACCTCGGTGCCCGGAGCGGCCGGGGGTTGTGGTTGGTGGTCGAGCCTGCGGACGAGTTCCGGATCCGCGACGAACGGGTGGGCAAGGTGATCCGGGCCGGATTCAAGGTGGCCTCGGCGTGA
- a CDS encoding glutamate synthase subunit beta: MADPKGFLTTPRETACTRPVAERLQDWNEVYVPGSLLPIISKQAGRCMDCGIPFCHNGCPLGNLIPEWNDFAYREDWTAASERLHATNNFPEFTGRLCPAPCESACVLGINQPAVTIKNVEVSIIDKAWDNGDVTPQAPERLSGKTAAVIGSGPAGLAAAQQLTRAGHTVVVYERADRIGGLLRYGIPEFKMEKVHINRRIEQMRAEGTKFRTGVEVGRDVTATDLRKRFDAVVIAAGATISRDLPVPGRDLNGIHFAMEYLPLANKVQEGDFMAPPITAEGKHVVVIGGGDTGADCVGTAHRQGAASVTQLEIMPRPSEDRPAGQPWPTFPMLYKVTSAHEEGGERIYSVSTTHFEGDEDGNVKALHLVEVAFEDGKLVQKPGTERVLPAQLVTLAMGFTGTDQENGLTAQFGLAMDARGNIERDASYATNVDGVFVAGDAGRGQSLIVWAIAEGRSAARGVDRFLTGTSALPYPVKPTDRSITV; encoded by the coding sequence ATGGCTGACCCGAAGGGCTTCCTCACCACCCCGCGCGAGACCGCCTGCACCCGTCCTGTGGCCGAGCGCCTCCAGGACTGGAACGAGGTCTACGTTCCGGGCTCGCTGCTGCCGATCATCAGCAAGCAGGCCGGCCGCTGCATGGACTGCGGCATCCCGTTCTGCCACAACGGCTGCCCCCTCGGGAACCTGATCCCCGAGTGGAACGACTTCGCGTACCGCGAGGACTGGACCGCCGCCTCCGAGCGGCTGCACGCGACGAACAACTTCCCGGAGTTCACCGGGCGGCTGTGCCCGGCGCCGTGCGAGTCCGCCTGCGTGCTCGGCATCAACCAGCCGGCCGTCACCATCAAGAACGTCGAAGTCTCGATCATCGACAAGGCGTGGGACAACGGCGACGTCACCCCGCAGGCGCCCGAGCGCCTGTCGGGCAAGACCGCCGCGGTCATCGGCTCCGGCCCGGCGGGTCTCGCCGCGGCCCAGCAGCTGACCCGGGCCGGCCACACCGTGGTGGTGTACGAGCGCGCCGACCGCATCGGCGGGCTGCTGCGCTACGGCATCCCCGAGTTCAAGATGGAGAAGGTGCACATCAACCGCCGCATCGAGCAGATGCGCGCGGAGGGCACCAAGTTCCGTACGGGCGTCGAGGTCGGCCGCGACGTCACCGCCACGGACCTGCGCAAGCGGTTCGACGCGGTCGTCATCGCGGCGGGCGCGACGATCTCCCGCGACCTCCCGGTCCCGGGCCGCGACCTGAACGGCATCCACTTCGCGATGGAGTACCTCCCCCTCGCGAACAAGGTCCAGGAGGGCGACTTCATGGCGCCCCCCATCACGGCCGAGGGCAAGCACGTGGTCGTCATCGGCGGCGGCGACACCGGCGCGGACTGCGTGGGCACCGCCCACCGCCAGGGCGCGGCCTCGGTCACGCAGCTGGAGATCATGCCGCGTCCCTCCGAGGACCGGCCGGCCGGCCAGCCCTGGCCGACCTTCCCCATGCTGTACAAGGTCACCTCTGCTCACGAGGAGGGCGGCGAGCGGATCTACTCCGTCTCCACCACCCACTTCGAGGGCGACGAGGACGGCAACGTCAAGGCCCTCCACCTCGTCGAGGTCGCCTTCGAGGACGGCAAGCTCGTCCAGAAGCCCGGCACCGAGCGCGTCCTCCCCGCGCAGCTGGTCACCCTGGCGATGGGCTTCACCGGCACCGACCAGGAGAACGGCCTCACGGCGCAGTTCGGCCTGGCGATGGACGCCCGCGGCAACATCGAGCGCGACGCCTCCTACGCGACCAACGTCGACGGCGTCTTCGTCGCCGGCGACGCCGGCCGCGGCCAGTCGCTGATCGTCTGGGCCATCGCGGAAGGCCGCTCGGCCGCCCGCGGCGTGGACCGCTTCCTGACCGGCACCAGCGCCCTCCCGTACCCGGTCAAGCCGACGGACCGCTCGATCACCGTGTAA
- a CDS encoding GntR family transcriptional regulator → MTLSSSEAAGPDPRPLHARIAADLRDEIMNGDLAPGSKLPSTSQLKSRFDASNATIQKAVRLLKDEGLALGRAGAAVTVRDTRQRTVRPSGSLTPAVDGASYPWLTEASEPARAAHSTLLAVEEVSVVGDVAAALGLPEGSAAVCRRQLITIEGEPAELVSSYYPPDLARGTALAEPRRIRGGTPTLLTELGFPPRHSMDRLSARVATQEQYTALRLPGDLPVLRTLRAVYGAEGQPIEVTVMVKAGHLYELQYEFAPEA, encoded by the coding sequence ATGACCCTGTCCAGTTCCGAAGCCGCAGGCCCCGACCCCCGGCCGCTCCATGCCCGCATCGCCGCCGATCTGCGGGACGAGATCATGAACGGCGACCTCGCACCCGGATCGAAGCTGCCTTCGACGTCACAGCTGAAATCCCGGTTCGACGCCTCCAACGCAACGATCCAGAAGGCCGTCCGGCTCCTCAAGGACGAGGGACTGGCTCTGGGCCGTGCGGGCGCGGCAGTGACCGTACGAGACACCCGGCAGCGGACCGTCCGCCCTTCAGGCTCCCTCACGCCCGCCGTGGATGGGGCGTCCTACCCATGGCTCACCGAAGCATCGGAACCGGCCCGCGCGGCACACAGCACGTTGCTGGCAGTGGAAGAGGTGTCCGTCGTCGGTGATGTCGCCGCCGCTCTCGGCCTCCCCGAGGGCAGTGCGGCCGTGTGCAGACGCCAGCTGATCACCATCGAGGGCGAACCCGCCGAGCTGGTGAGCTCGTACTACCCGCCGGACCTCGCGCGCGGCACCGCCCTCGCGGAACCCCGCCGGATCCGGGGCGGCACTCCGACCCTGCTGACGGAACTCGGCTTCCCACCCCGCCACAGCATGGACCGGCTCTCCGCCCGCGTCGCGACGCAGGAGCAGTACACCGCCCTACGGCTACCCGGCGACCTCCCCGTCCTGCGGACCCTCCGTGCGGTTTACGGCGCGGAGGGACAGCCGATCGAGGTCACCGTCATGGTGAAGGCAGGCCACCTGTACGAGCTCCAGTACGAGTTCGCGCCCGAAGCCTGA
- a CDS encoding SgcJ/EcaC family oxidoreductase, whose amino-acid sequence MQQPTSESIASASASVRTVLDRLVSAWERHDAEAYGELFTEDATYVTYVGTFYRGRRDIADSHRALFAGFLKGTRLADEILDIRFYGPDAAVVNGRGDTYKGKRPQKLTKIQTYTLVRDTDGSWRIAAFQNTKRKPLMEAVSYRFAPGLVPAAER is encoded by the coding sequence TGCAGCAGCCCACCAGCGAGTCCATCGCCTCCGCCTCGGCCTCCGTCCGGACCGTGCTCGACCGGCTCGTCTCCGCCTGGGAGCGCCACGACGCCGAGGCGTACGGCGAGCTGTTCACCGAGGACGCCACGTACGTCACCTACGTCGGCACCTTCTACCGGGGCCGCCGCGACATCGCGGACAGCCACCGCGCCCTCTTCGCCGGCTTCCTCAAGGGCACCCGGCTGGCGGACGAGATCCTCGACATCCGCTTCTACGGGCCCGACGCGGCCGTGGTCAACGGCCGCGGGGACACCTACAAGGGCAAGCGCCCGCAGAAGCTCACCAAGATCCAGACGTACACCCTCGTCCGCGACACGGACGGGTCATGGCGGATCGCCGCCTTCCAGAACACCAAGCGCAAGCCCCTGATGGAGGCCGTGTCCTACCGGTTCGCCCCGGGCCTCGTCCCGGCCGCCGAGCGCTGA
- a CDS encoding NAD-dependent epimerase/dehydratase family protein — protein MSVHVVTGAGPIGTATARLLAASGEQVRVITRSGGGPEHPLVERVAADITDTDRLTELLRGARTLYNAAAPAYQDWRTAFPPLAASLLTAAGRTGTDYVMLGNLYGYGSAAQPLTPGLPLRPTSDKGRVRAAIWEEALAAHEAGRVRAAEVRAGDFLGEGALSLFTWTVAPAVLAGTEAALPVGLDEAHAWSYVGDVARTLVAVGGREDGWGRAWHVPSTSELSIRALAARLAAAAGAPDPRLRRMTPGELAELVARDAVMAEVPEMAYMYDGALRLDASETETVLGVRATALDLVLKELVESGS, from the coding sequence ATGTCCGTGCACGTCGTCACCGGCGCCGGCCCGATCGGCACCGCCACCGCCCGCCTGCTCGCCGCGTCCGGCGAACAGGTCCGTGTCATCACCCGCAGCGGCGGCGGGCCCGAGCATCCGCTCGTCGAGCGGGTCGCCGCCGACATCACCGACACCGACCGCCTCACCGAACTGCTCCGCGGTGCGCGCACCCTCTACAACGCGGCCGCTCCCGCCTACCAGGACTGGCGCACCGCCTTCCCGCCGCTGGCGGCCTCCCTGCTCACCGCCGCCGGGCGGACCGGCACGGACTACGTGATGCTGGGCAACCTCTACGGGTACGGATCCGCGGCGCAGCCCCTGACCCCCGGTCTGCCCCTGCGGCCGACCTCGGACAAGGGGCGGGTGCGCGCCGCGATCTGGGAGGAGGCCCTGGCCGCCCACGAGGCCGGGCGCGTGCGCGCCGCCGAGGTCCGGGCCGGCGACTTCCTCGGCGAAGGCGCGCTCTCCCTGTTCACCTGGACGGTCGCCCCCGCCGTCCTCGCGGGCACGGAGGCGGCGCTCCCGGTCGGCCTGGACGAGGCGCACGCCTGGTCCTACGTGGGCGATGTGGCCCGCACCCTCGTCGCCGTCGGCGGCCGGGAGGACGGCTGGGGCCGCGCCTGGCACGTGCCGTCCACCTCGGAACTGTCCATCCGGGCCTTGGCCGCCCGGCTCGCCGCAGCCGCGGGTGCGCCGGACCCGCGGCTCCGGCGGATGACGCCCGGGGAACTGGCCGAGCTGGTCGCCCGGGACGCCGTCATGGCCGAGGTCCCGGAGATGGCGTACATGTACGACGGGGCGCTGCGCCTCGACGCTTCCGAGACCGAGACCGTGCTCGGCGTACGGGCCACCGCGCTCGACCTCGTCCTCAAGGAGCTGGTGGAGAGCGGGAGCTGA
- a CDS encoding GntR family transcriptional regulator — protein MSGSGWTGTSMPYLTPRPDGDSDAWTAEAEAAGRRGAQRILHAGAADTPAEVARMLDLTSGESVIVRRRIIELDGEPTELTDTYYPADIAAGTPLAGTAKIRGGAVTLLASLGHIGVRAVENVTARMPGSEEREHLGLGPFEPILQLARTTYDSAGRPIQADVMVMPAGRQQLRYEIDIEVA, from the coding sequence GTGAGCGGCAGCGGATGGACCGGCACGTCGATGCCGTACCTGACCCCTCGCCCCGACGGGGACTCCGATGCCTGGACCGCCGAGGCTGAGGCAGCGGGCCGCCGCGGCGCGCAGCGCATCCTGCACGCCGGCGCGGCCGACACCCCGGCCGAGGTCGCCCGCATGCTCGACCTCACAAGCGGGGAATCCGTCATCGTCCGCCGCCGGATCATCGAACTCGACGGCGAGCCAACCGAATTGACCGACACCTACTACCCTGCCGACATCGCCGCGGGCACCCCTCTGGCCGGCACGGCAAAGATCCGGGGCGGCGCGGTGACCCTGCTGGCCTCGCTGGGACACATCGGCGTACGGGCCGTCGAGAACGTGACGGCCCGGATGCCCGGCTCCGAGGAGCGGGAGCATCTGGGCCTCGGGCCGTTCGAGCCGATCCTCCAACTCGCCCGGACCACCTATGACTCGGCGGGCCGGCCGATTCAGGCCGACGTGATGGTCATGCCTGCCGGACGCCAGCAGTTGCGGTACGAGATCGACATCGAGGTCGCATGA
- a CDS encoding GlxA family transcriptional regulator: MTTPPAHGPASAPAAHRPHRVTVIAVPPVTTFDLSIPEVVFGATRIGEDPAYEVTVCTPAPGVVAAAIGIDIVVRHGLEAIERADTVMVTGTGARVSADPRVLDALRTAAAQGRRIASICTGAFVLAQAGLLGSRRATTFWSMSQEFRERFPAVDLVPGVLFVEDGGVLTSAGLSAGIDLCLHMVRCDYGAAVANGTARLVVAAPVRPGGQAQFIETPLPADRGTSLAATRAWALARLHEPTALADLARHAGLSVRTLTRRFRSETGLSPLQWLLHQRLHRAREILETTVLPVDQVAARSGLGTADSLRTHLVRSTGLTPTAYRTMARVRQP; this comes from the coding sequence ATGACGACTCCTCCCGCACACGGTCCCGCTTCCGCCCCTGCGGCCCACCGCCCGCATCGCGTGACGGTCATCGCGGTCCCCCCGGTGACCACCTTCGACCTGTCGATCCCGGAGGTGGTCTTCGGCGCGACGCGCATCGGGGAGGACCCGGCCTACGAGGTGACGGTCTGCACCCCCGCCCCCGGCGTCGTCGCCGCGGCGATCGGCATCGACATCGTCGTGCGCCACGGCCTGGAGGCGATCGAGCGGGCCGACACGGTGATGGTGACGGGGACGGGCGCCCGGGTCAGCGCCGACCCGCGCGTACTGGACGCCTTGCGGACCGCCGCCGCGCAGGGCCGGCGCATCGCGTCCATCTGCACCGGCGCGTTCGTCCTGGCCCAGGCCGGTCTCCTCGGCTCCCGCCGCGCCACGACCTTCTGGAGCATGTCGCAGGAGTTCAGGGAGCGCTTCCCCGCGGTCGACCTCGTGCCGGGCGTGCTGTTCGTCGAGGACGGCGGGGTGCTGACCTCGGCGGGGCTCTCCGCGGGGATCGACCTGTGCCTGCACATGGTGCGCTGCGACTACGGGGCCGCCGTCGCGAACGGCACCGCCCGCCTGGTGGTCGCGGCCCCCGTACGGCCGGGCGGTCAGGCCCAGTTCATCGAGACCCCGCTCCCGGCCGACCGCGGCACCTCCCTCGCCGCGACCCGCGCCTGGGCCCTGGCCCGCCTGCACGAACCGACCGCCCTGGCCGACCTGGCCCGGCACGCGGGCCTGAGCGTGCGCACCCTGACCCGCCGCTTCCGCTCGGAGACGGGTCTCAGCCCCCTGCAGTGGCTCCTGCACCAACGCCTGCACCGGGCCCGCGAGATCCTGGAGACGACCGTCCTCCCCGTGGACCAGGTGGCCGCCCGGAGCGGCCTCGGCACGGCGGACTCCCTCCGTACCCACCTGGTCCGCTCCACGGGCCTCACCCCGACCGCCTACCGGACCATGGCACGGGTCCGGCAGCCGTAG
- a CDS encoding molybdopterin-dependent oxidoreductase — protein MRLVEFEVNGVPCVVDVDDDPAAVEVVREQLGLTGTKLVCAGGVCGACTVQVDGEPRVACLTPAVRLAGRRVTTVEGLAGHPVGRAFAGEDALQCGYCTPGFVVEAAAFFERWRAAHGRSRPGREEIAEALAGHLCRCGAYEGIFSAVAAACAGDYDGEVPAPPRAEAPEKVDGSARYTTDHRPEGLLEGVIIRSPHAHAYVRSLEAGDLALVPLLPPDGVVRYVGQPVAAVAAADRASARAAAGRVKVEYEVLPAALDVSRARAGEGPLVYEDKASRKLAPGSGEAPQLTPARWRGNRRGPSAMSKRPATAVRRITEARKNSPERVVEGLFTTAAQTHTPLEPHACLARWDEGTLHLEVSTQSVKQVAVLAAERFGVPLERVVARAVHVGGGFGCKMGLTSDVIAAAELARLHGAPVRVVLDRDEELTDGGYRPGTRIRLAMAADATGGLSALAMDVDTDGGVSVGGTVAALARFMYGKAPRRLRDFDTVTHRPPGAPFRGPGGPTMCWALEQAVDEMAHRLGEDPIALRRRWDGNPKRHALYDLASALPAWAGTRGGTGRFRRGVGVAAANWLYFLDPVTEVELTVEDGIVVARCAVQDMGTGSRTVLRRAVAEGLGVPEERVRAEVGHSDTVHGPTSGGSRTTPSIVPAAADAAARLREALGGGDGDVASRLGMAHGVRVTGRRTRDHRGFVTPLNLTMGGVAIGRGFTGSVQVAEVEVDTRLGRIRPLRVWSGIAAGRIHEERLARSQCEGAVVQGVGYALFEERRTDPATGRVLTDNLEDYRIPGIGDTPEITVHFHQEGFDHVPGGGVGLGEISTLPTAAALANAVHDATGWRPYDMPIRPDRLLEGLGT, from the coding sequence GTGCGTCTCGTGGAGTTCGAGGTCAATGGCGTCCCGTGTGTGGTGGACGTGGACGATGATCCGGCTGCCGTGGAGGTGGTGCGGGAGCAGTTGGGGCTGACGGGGACCAAGCTGGTCTGCGCCGGCGGGGTCTGCGGGGCGTGCACGGTGCAGGTCGACGGCGAGCCGCGGGTGGCGTGTCTGACGCCGGCGGTGCGGCTGGCCGGGAGGCGGGTGACGACGGTGGAGGGGCTGGCCGGTCACCCGGTCGGGCGTGCCTTCGCCGGTGAGGACGCGCTCCAGTGCGGTTACTGCACGCCCGGGTTCGTGGTCGAGGCGGCCGCGTTCTTCGAGCGGTGGCGGGCCGCGCACGGGCGGAGCAGGCCGGGGCGGGAGGAGATCGCGGAGGCGCTGGCGGGGCACCTGTGCCGGTGCGGGGCGTACGAGGGGATCTTCAGTGCCGTGGCGGCGGCCTGTGCGGGGGACTACGACGGGGAGGTGCCGGCGCCGCCGCGCGCCGAGGCTCCCGAGAAGGTCGACGGGTCGGCCCGGTACACCACCGATCACCGGCCGGAGGGGCTGCTGGAGGGGGTGATCATCCGCTCGCCGCACGCGCACGCGTACGTACGGTCCCTGGAGGCGGGGGATCTGGCGCTGGTGCCGCTGCTGCCCCCCGACGGAGTGGTGCGGTACGTCGGGCAGCCCGTGGCGGCGGTCGCCGCGGCGGACCGGGCCTCGGCGCGGGCGGCCGCCGGGCGGGTCAAGGTGGAGTACGAGGTGCTGCCGGCCGCCCTCGACGTGAGCCGGGCCCGGGCCGGCGAGGGGCCGCTGGTCTACGAGGACAAGGCGTCGCGGAAGCTGGCGCCCGGGTCGGGGGAGGCTCCTCAGCTGACGCCCGCGCGCTGGCGCGGGAACCGGCGGGGACCCTCCGCCATGAGCAAGCGGCCCGCCACGGCCGTGCGCCGGATCACGGAGGCCCGTAAGAACAGCCCCGAGCGGGTGGTCGAGGGGCTGTTCACGACCGCCGCGCAAACCCACACCCCGCTCGAACCGCACGCCTGCCTGGCCCGCTGGGACGAAGGCACCCTCCACCTGGAGGTGTCCACGCAGTCGGTCAAGCAGGTGGCCGTACTCGCCGCCGAGCGCTTCGGCGTGCCCCTCGAACGGGTGGTGGCCCGGGCCGTCCACGTCGGCGGCGGCTTCGGCTGCAAGATGGGGCTGACCTCCGACGTGATCGCCGCGGCGGAACTGGCCCGGCTGCACGGCGCCCCCGTACGGGTGGTGCTGGACCGGGACGAGGAGCTCACCGACGGCGGGTACCGGCCCGGCACCCGGATCCGGCTGGCGATGGCCGCCGACGCCACCGGCGGGCTGAGCGCGCTGGCCATGGACGTGGACACCGACGGCGGGGTCTCGGTGGGCGGCACCGTCGCCGCGCTCGCCCGGTTCATGTACGGCAAGGCCCCGCGCCGGCTACGGGACTTCGACACCGTCACCCACCGGCCGCCGGGCGCGCCCTTCCGCGGCCCGGGCGGACCCACGATGTGCTGGGCCCTGGAACAGGCCGTCGACGAGATGGCCCACCGGCTGGGAGAGGATCCGATCGCCCTGCGGCGCCGCTGGGACGGCAACCCGAAGCGCCACGCGCTGTACGACCTGGCCTCCGCCCTCCCGGCCTGGGCGGGCACCCGCGGCGGCACCGGGCGCTTCCGCCGGGGCGTCGGCGTCGCGGCGGCCAACTGGCTGTACTTCCTCGACCCCGTCACCGAGGTCGAGCTCACCGTCGAGGACGGGATCGTCGTCGCCCGCTGCGCCGTGCAGGACATGGGCACGGGCTCGCGCACCGTACTGCGCCGCGCCGTCGCCGAAGGGCTCGGCGTACCGGAGGAGAGGGTGCGCGCCGAGGTCGGGCACAGCGACACCGTCCACGGCCCGACTTCCGGCGGCAGCCGCACCACGCCGTCGATCGTGCCCGCCGCCGCGGACGCCGCCGCACGGCTGCGCGAGGCGCTCGGCGGCGGTGACGGCGACGTGGCCTCCCGGCTGGGCATGGCGCACGGCGTACGGGTCACCGGCCGGCGCACCCGGGACCACCGGGGCTTCGTGACCCCCCTCAACCTGACCATGGGTGGCGTGGCGATCGGCCGCGGCTTTACCGGATCGGTGCAGGTCGCCGAGGTGGAGGTGGACACCCGGCTCGGCCGGATCCGCCCGCTGCGCGTGTGGAGCGGCATCGCCGCGGGCCGCATCCACGAGGAACGGCTCGCCCGCAGCCAGTGCGAGGGCGCTGTCGTCCAGGGCGTCGGCTACGCCCTGTTCGAGGAGCGGCGCACCGACCCGGCCACGGGGCGGGTGCTGACCGACAACCTGGAGGACTACCGCATCCCCGGCATCGGGGACACCCCCGAGATCACCGTCCACTTCCACCAGGAGGGCTTCGACCACGTCCCCGGCGGCGGAGTCGGCCTCGGGGAGATCTCCACCCTGCCCACCGCGGCCGCCCTGGCCAACGCGGTCCACGACGCCACCGGCTGGCGCCCGTACGACATGCCCATCCGCCCCGACCGCCTCCTGGAAGGACTGGGTACGTGA